One genomic region from Patescibacteria group bacterium encodes:
- a CDS encoding Ig-like domain-containing protein, which produces MKSRKLTIKILLAASLLLAIFFLGKPVLAQVDAGLGYLEQSGLGTADIRVTIANIIRIILGFLGTLAVVIVLIGGFKWMTAAGNEEKLAGAKKLLLNGAIGLVIVLFSFGIASFVISRLMQATGGGGGGVVGGEVPGGGVFYPNNLVVKSITPQGPVPIRNVKVRVIFNKEIKPESVTGKIEVRRANDDSEAAGNFDIGSRSVEFSPSAACPEPNQNLKCFDSNTEYRVEIKEGVKSADDKDLKCGGAYPKCNGFFTTGDLVDVTPPTGVITNPDDGGSFSVDDSVLLQAATKDDSGIGLVEFYVDGRLIDSDGPEGPTASTYLAEGYWETAGVELLSRHEIYAQVFDINDHKTNTDKIYALARAKHCFNGIKDEKEEGVDCGGEREAKDYCGACAGGDCDRADKDAGTCAAPDNTFCASGYCESTTCKCQIHLKISNIYSGDKNDFAGLNPNGSPGNYLTIKGEGFGRSLGQVIFLGSDLSSDDKIAALASCSSAWQDKQVVVEIPAGVVDGSIKLITGNKAEDSTDDAYGPIINDFQLNDSKRPGICEVSPREGVEGGDLNISGKGFGDQAGALYFGSEILKKINSWQDGKISSVIPNFNLGDYLVLIKAGEEFSNGVNFSLIEGKSVGPHVDYLNPEKGRKGQYVTIVGSRFGSGQGTVNFINRAKGNAILASTDFPAACQSSWWRDNYVIVRVPEIGDGTYDLVLTTAKNRDSNPVPFEVTGDPLTPGICNLNPDNGLVNTKVNISGGGFASLGSESRIDFWQNKKAEAVSWSDDKIFTTVPPDTQTGPVFVTSNEKKDGANLVSNRIPFRVGACEKDSCLEGETCCGDGICRGTCFDEISKAKYRWYFNTGELPKIPQVVEECAANSAPSPVPFSKFGNTDVCLNVIPSARFSVPMQYETLIKENILFEECATGAEGKMICIPVEDYSIAISSSKDSESGKDRFEIYPGGKGSGVNLKSNTSYRVVLTTALRGADTEGKTGANMIANVEECGQGNAYCWGFKTGDKLCDIGDINVLPSPNTLRSADAQSDYEVVVRAKDNSCWGINPFAYDWWWIIADPSKADVTNAELDGKGLPEQIVTAKNETLPDRPTQVMADTEDKLGDGELHINYAFPAVINHSPACQNGICSNAEISATFNVQLENYEDNILLYKCAEESCKYLSEIPVAYTSEKIAKTGGEEVNEKITLTILGENEFLEKDTWYRVQVKGGDNGVKSKGGERSLIGGNDGADYSWKFQTRDNDKICDVEQVEVFPRKTTLYYIGQRKELTSSVSGPEDACGNGQSLAVRTNNPDTGASLDNYNWQWESSVPNLVTLTGSALGRVAPWDGELIDANPIIGGACSSKCLRVGSKTGGAICGNGVWEKGEDCDGGGGCSAKCLSAGSVSPAVCGDGYIGAPDKKYEYKNYLTDLRAGRLPADFKSFGEECDDGKHCANGAYCSSDTECELVMRGFCGTPANFELCKDNNWATFDKDGKKLESILDKKCQPRSSDSCSGQCLNEGAAFELGTCGNGQIGGGEDCDDGNRQPGDGCSAACLNEGSAAGAAVCQNAIVESKWEDCDEGAGNNPAAGCSNSCLNEGSRVTPCAYFFDKIVCGRQGYCQWDEMSEDDPSDDLCVYNNVCESKTEIKCLGLEACRWVDNECHKAICGDGAVDISEDCDDGNLRAGDGCSAKCVKEGASLTYTNASVCGDGEIKTGEECDSGSGDGKKDPYQAVTAIDSTPTSAIIKASVNNAAGKKISCDGEGCAEVEVVCVCSDDDYCEGYSENLACNQVNRCCYPRPTIVAVKPAHDNDPEEPNACPNGVLEVEFDQQMDLASLAENIKLYHLQLNTPCNQEALSWHEKLGKWAKNMFAKIGLAAVPEYWCPVAGAVRTVTLDNGGNKINKAEFVPNDILDVNNTYRLFVKIDNETTAAITEGVRSLTGGVGVKEVDAAGGNTHFKIDESTGRMEESSGNFDRYFFAHFVTGMEICQVEQVVFKRPAEGGKVIDPYIFRRAADEEIFEVEAQTENGQPLRPFPEYHWSWSWQPGETGLVKVSSQDKYCSITKKDCSDKEVGTQCSVADGICVLSDIQTITPENNSGDTTLTVTAEILNDELNKPATKGEKVEGVIDIKNRICENLWSSAQNDEYKWLEASTYLFESDLLKISPISGNFSTWYCRDAGNPDKTEDDLPDLNIITVAEEGTGIREYLFKDPSTPAAVGFRILPNLKHLSLLNWYKEQEGLSGNPQTMGTIDGYSALRDGNTVYINFANNSTKCFNADSCFIDAIYTNVLAVSFTETGGQNIQNIFNQLVKYLKFNESFYPHGPGSSSRSFYSNNAIANAAKAQLLRDTRRWEDLTDIAATLNNYAENHSGQYPKIEAGSFLPGLTISAWPSWNTVLGNNLGMALPEDPKNEFSADCSEGTFLDEPFNAATCWSSKGAFYCPQNSHIYWYNHRADGQYNLAGEFEFNANEETAEYLWRLDSAKQNYQLLRNIYITVSSDAAGGPSCNSTPASPIKGVCGDGYIDLNEVCDGAGYFEIKDNNNYPCRAYYTCKSDCSAKIYKDSSGKEVEIKTSSEETNLAASICQYVGRCGDGIVSGPETCDDGVERNGQYGRCPKSCRQSDAVKCGDYNIDKPFEVCDKGGKTEYGGTKRENSCRWDCLAYGPYCGDKVVEEEYGEVCELGEIVTPQENCPIVDGYQQFKKYQCSSDCQKWNLVADCSSLGQQCGNKIKEGTEECDDGKNTGDKDQNGIPDGNEDACNNDCKLTVCGDSKIQNPNGLGQKEECDLGAGVNGVSCREKLPYSEGINEAPQQCTYCDANCRSVRVQGPYCGDGIIDVGHEECDGNNNLEYCEDGIRVRKLTCNNSCDWDKGKECEYVGEGESCTVGGGDEQVCDAGMGCVNGKCQKCFDNNGRVKPECQAVSGFIKPFDYCTNNSQCLQAYDLSWKCSSALKLCLPETIITAGLYGKSCPGGLTQHGGLCYYRASNNQVTDGKCPTLNMDLLLNRGIKQLEFEKFKGLANNPITGNFVLCVFDAENYKKNICSSSACGGDCGHADNSWSDFCPSARPNSDQPNEQCSGGSCNQQSGSILGKFSCRYTDTCGNSCLLTGFGCCNGSVYDLGVEKCENNQILCQETGSGQTDNVPPEDKMDSCYNKCCDNDEYCSSATQSCVECEKDNHCSDNDKDKFCVNYECVECRENANCIGGKICLNNQCADAPQCQVDSDCKVMGANAKCVNKKCGCSSSCSGKQCGDDGCGGDCGECRESWSCSGNTSVHKTSSCKNNQCTEERIDCSNKGGCDSATGKCKGCTSVEHTSKNAVKYTKCFDGDAWWVDGCGQKDGLYENCSDVEICEKNEAEPAGCECKYGDCTSNVCVPRPGLELCVEGTCTYLRECVYGCFTEPRQCDNVCYGGECVECNPKGTSCHNTTSTDGACNGRICEILGCQKHWVCNTAGKKVYECGSCP; this is translated from the coding sequence ATGAAATCGCGAAAGCTAACAATTAAAATTTTATTGGCCGCAAGTTTATTGCTGGCAATTTTCTTTTTAGGGAAACCCGTTTTGGCCCAAGTGGACGCTGGTTTGGGTTATTTGGAACAGTCGGGGCTGGGGACGGCTGATATCAGGGTGACTATTGCCAATATCATCCGCATAATTTTGGGATTTTTAGGCACTCTGGCGGTAGTGATTGTTTTAATTGGAGGTTTCAAATGGATGACCGCCGCCGGCAATGAGGAAAAGCTGGCCGGGGCTAAGAAGTTGCTTCTTAACGGAGCTATTGGTTTAGTTATTGTGCTATTTTCTTTTGGTATTGCCAGTTTCGTAATTTCCAGATTGATGCAGGCGACTGGCGGGGGAGGAGGCGGCGTTGTCGGTGGCGAAGTCCCCGGCGGCGGGGTTTTTTATCCCAACAATTTAGTAGTGAAAAGTATTACTCCGCAGGGGCCGGTGCCCATTCGCAATGTTAAGGTCAGAGTAATCTTTAACAAAGAAATAAAACCGGAGAGTGTGACGGGGAAAATAGAAGTAAGGAGGGCGAATGATGATTCTGAAGCAGCCGGCAATTTTGATATTGGCTCCCGGTCGGTGGAATTTTCGCCGTCAGCGGCTTGCCCCGAGCCTAATCAAAATTTAAAATGTTTTGATTCCAATACTGAATATCGGGTTGAGATTAAAGAAGGGGTCAAAAGTGCTGATGATAAAGATTTAAAATGCGGCGGCGCTTATCCTAAGTGCAATGGATTTTTTACCACTGGCGATTTAGTTGATGTCACTCCGCCCACGGGGGTAATCACCAACCCCGATGACGGAGGAAGCTTTAGTGTGGACGATTCAGTTCTGCTTCAGGCGGCAACCAAAGATGACAGCGGTATCGGCCTCGTGGAATTTTATGTTGACGGCCGTTTGATTGATAGCGACGGGCCGGAGGGGCCGACGGCGTCAACTTATCTTGCCGAAGGATATTGGGAAACGGCGGGCGTGGAGCTTCTGTCCAGACATGAAATTTATGCTCAGGTTTTTGATATTAACGACCACAAAACAAATACGGATAAAATTTACGCTCTCGCCCGGGCCAAACACTGTTTTAACGGGATTAAAGATGAAAAAGAAGAGGGCGTGGATTGCGGCGGAGAGCGCGAGGCCAAAGATTATTGCGGCGCCTGCGCCGGTGGTGATTGCGACCGCGCGGACAAAGACGCCGGGACCTGTGCCGCGCCAGACAATACTTTTTGCGCTTCGGGATATTGTGAATCAACAACCTGTAAATGTCAGATTCACCTGAAAATATCTAATATCTACTCCGGAGATAAAAATGATTTTGCCGGCCTGAACCCCAATGGTTCGCCGGGCAATTATTTAACTATTAAAGGAGAAGGTTTCGGGCGTTCCTTGGGGCAAGTGATTTTTTTAGGCAGCGACCTTTCTTCGGACGATAAAATAGCCGCGCTCGCGTCTTGCAGTTCTGCTTGGCAAGATAAGCAGGTAGTAGTGGAAATTCCGGCCGGCGTGGTCGATGGATCAATTAAATTAATTACTGGCAATAAAGCCGAGGACAGCACGGATGACGCCTATGGGCCGATTATCAATGATTTCCAGTTAAATGACAGTAAACGTCCTGGCATCTGCGAAGTTTCTCCGCGCGAAGGAGTGGAGGGCGGCGATTTGAATATCAGCGGCAAAGGATTCGGCGACCAAGCAGGCGCTTTATATTTCGGCTCGGAAATTTTGAAAAAAATAAACAGCTGGCAAGACGGTAAGATTTCCTCGGTCATTCCCAATTTTAATTTAGGGGATTACTTAGTTTTAATAAAAGCCGGAGAAGAATTTAGCAACGGCGTCAATTTTTCTTTAATTGAGGGCAAAAGTGTCGGGCCGCATGTTGATTATCTAAATCCGGAAAAAGGGAGAAAGGGCCAATATGTTACCATTGTCGGTTCGCGTTTTGGCAGTGGCCAAGGAACAGTCAATTTTATCAACCGGGCCAAAGGCAATGCTATTTTAGCCAGTACTGATTTTCCGGCAGCTTGCCAGAGCAGCTGGTGGCGCGATAATTACGTGATTGTCCGCGTTCCGGAGATTGGTGATGGAACTTACGACCTAGTTTTAACCACCGCCAAAAATCGCGACAGCAATCCCGTTCCCTTTGAAGTGACTGGCGATCCTTTAACGCCCGGCATTTGTAATTTGAATCCTGATAATGGGCTAGTGAATACCAAGGTTAATATCAGCGGCGGGGGATTTGCTTCATTAGGCAGTGAGAGCCGAATTGATTTCTGGCAAAATAAAAAAGCCGAAGCGGTTTCCTGGAGTGATGACAAGATATTTACCACCGTCCCCCCGGATACCCAGACCGGTCCGGTGTTTGTGACAAGCAATGAAAAAAAAGACGGGGCTAACCTCGTAAGCAATCGTATTCCTTTTCGAGTAGGCGCGTGCGAAAAAGATTCTTGCTTGGAGGGGGAAACTTGTTGCGGCGACGGTATTTGCCGCGGAACTTGTTTTGATGAAATCAGTAAAGCCAAATATCGCTGGTATTTTAATACCGGAGAATTGCCGAAAATTCCTCAAGTGGTGGAAGAGTGCGCGGCTAATTCCGCGCCCAGTCCTGTGCCCTTTTCCAAATTTGGCAATACCGACGTTTGTCTTAATGTGATTCCCTCGGCTCGTTTCAGCGTGCCGATGCAATACGAAACTTTAATTAAAGAAAATATTCTTTTTGAGGAATGCGCCACCGGAGCGGAGGGGAAGATGATTTGTATTCCGGTGGAGGATTATTCCATAGCGATTTCCAGTTCTAAGGATTCCGAATCAGGAAAAGACAGATTTGAGATTTACCCTGGCGGCAAAGGTTCGGGCGTTAATTTAAAATCTAATACTTCTTACAGGGTGGTTCTAACCACGGCTTTACGCGGAGCGGACACGGAGGGAAAGACCGGCGCCAATATGATTGCCAATGTGGAAGAATGCGGTCAGGGCAATGCTTATTGTTGGGGATTTAAAACCGGCGACAAGCTTTGCGATATCGGGGATATCAATGTTCTCCCGTCACCTAACACCCTAAGAAGCGCCGACGCGCAGAGCGATTATGAGGTTGTGGTTCGTGCTAAGGATAATTCTTGCTGGGGAATAAATCCGTTCGCTTACGACTGGTGGTGGATAATTGCCGACCCGTCTAAGGCCGATGTCACTAACGCAGAGTTGGATGGTAAGGGTCTGCCGGAGCAGATAGTCACGGCTAAAAATGAAACCCTGCCGGACAGACCTACGCAAGTTATGGCCGATACTGAAGACAAACTCGGCGACGGGGAGTTGCACATCAATTACGCTTTTCCGGCGGTCATTAATCATTCGCCCGCGTGCCAAAACGGAATTTGCTCCAACGCGGAGATTTCCGCCACTTTCAATGTCCAATTGGAAAATTATGAAGACAATATTCTGCTTTATAAATGCGCTGAAGAGAGCTGTAAATATTTAAGCGAAATTCCGGTGGCTTATACGTCGGAAAAAATCGCCAAGACGGGCGGGGAGGAAGTAAATGAAAAAATTACGCTGACCATTCTCGGTGAAAATGAGTTTTTAGAGAAAGATACCTGGTATCGCGTGCAAGTTAAGGGCGGGGATAACGGCGTCAAATCAAAGGGCGGCGAGCGCAGTTTAATCGGCGGAAATGATGGCGCTGATTATTCTTGGAAGTTTCAAACGCGCGATAACGATAAAATTTGCGACGTGGAACAAGTTGAAGTGTTTCCGAGAAAAACCACTTTATATTACATCGGGCAGAGAAAAGAATTGACGAGTTCCGTGTCGGGTCCGGAAGACGCTTGCGGCAATGGGCAAAGTTTAGCGGTCAGAACAAATAACCCCGACACCGGCGCCAGCTTGGATAATTATAATTGGCAATGGGAAAGTAGCGTGCCGAATTTAGTGACTCTCACGGGCAGCGCTCTCGGCAGAGTGGCGCCATGGGACGGTGAATTAATTGATGCTAATCCCATAATTGGCGGGGCGTGTTCTTCAAAATGCCTGCGCGTTGGTTCTAAAACCGGCGGAGCGATTTGCGGCAATGGGGTTTGGGAAAAAGGCGAAGATTGCGATGGCGGAGGGGGGTGTTCGGCAAAATGTCTTAGCGCCGGTTCAGTCAGTCCGGCGGTTTGCGGCGACGGCTATATCGGCGCTCCCGATAAAAAATACGAATATAAAAATTATCTGACTGACCTAAGAGCCGGGAGGTTACCCGCTGATTTTAAATCTTTCGGCGAGGAGTGCGACGATGGCAAACATTGCGCCAATGGGGCTTATTGCAGTAGCGACACTGAATGCGAGTTGGTAATGAGGGGGTTCTGCGGCACGCCCGCCAATTTTGAGTTATGCAAAGATAATAATTGGGCCACTTTTGATAAAGACGGCAAAAAATTAGAATCCATATTGGATAAAAAATGTCAGCCTCGTTCCAGTGATAGTTGCAGTGGGCAGTGTCTAAATGAAGGAGCGGCTTTTGAATTGGGTACCTGCGGCAATGGGCAAATCGGCGGAGGAGAAGATTGTGACGATGGCAATCGCCAGCCGGGCGACGGTTGCAGCGCGGCTTGTCTTAATGAAGGGTCAGCGGCAGGGGCGGCGGTTTGCCAAAATGCGATAGTCGAAAGCAAGTGGGAAGATTGCGACGAGGGCGCTGGAAATAATCCCGCCGCCGGTTGCAGTAATAGCTGTTTAAACGAAGGGTCAAGGGTTACTCCTTGCGCTTATTTTTTTGATAAAATTGTTTGCGGCCGGCAAGGATATTGTCAGTGGGACGAGATGAGTGAAGATGACCCCAGCGATGACCTTTGCGTTTATAATAATGTTTGTGAAAGTAAAACCGAAATTAAGTGCCTTGGCCTTGAGGCTTGTCGTTGGGTAGATAACGAATGTCATAAGGCCATCTGCGGAGATGGCGCGGTAGATATCAGCGAGGATTGCGATGATGGCAATTTAAGAGCTGGCGACGGTTGTAGCGCAAAGTGCGTTAAAGAGGGGGCATCTTTAACTTATACCAATGCTTCGGTCTGCGGCGATGGAGAAATCAAGACGGGTGAAGAATGCGATTCCGGCAGTGGCGACGGCAAGAAAGACCCGTATCAGGCGGTGACGGCCATTGATTCTACTCCTACGTCGGCGATTATTAAGGCCAGCGTGAATAATGCGGCGGGGAAGAAAATTTCTTGCGATGGTGAAGGATGCGCCGAAGTAGAAGTGGTTTGCGTTTGTAGCGATGATGATTATTGTGAAGGATATTCCGAGAATTTGGCCTGCAATCAGGTGAATCGCTGCTGTTATCCGCGGCCGACCATAGTCGCGGTAAAACCAGCTCACGATAACGACCCCGAAGAGCCAAATGCCTGTCCCAATGGAGTTTTAGAAGTAGAGTTTGACCAACAAATGGACTTGGCGAGCCTGGCTGAAAATATTAAATTATATCATTTACAATTAAATACTCCCTGCAATCAAGAAGCTTTGTCTTGGCATGAGAAACTTGGCAAGTGGGCGAAAAACATGTTTGCCAAAATAGGTCTGGCGGCCGTTCCGGAATACTGGTGTCCGGTGGCGGGAGCGGTGCGAACCGTCACTTTGGATAACGGGGGCAATAAAATAAATAAAGCGGAGTTTGTTCCTAACGATATTTTAGATGTTAATAATACTTATCGTCTGTTTGTAAAAATAGACAATGAGACCACTGCCGCCATTACCGAAGGCGTGCGCAGTTTGACTGGAGGGGTGGGGGTTAAAGAAGTAGACGCCGCGGGCGGCAACACACATTTTAAAATAGATGAAAGCACCGGCAGAATGGAAGAAAGTTCCGGCAATTTTGACCGTTATTTCTTCGCGCATTTTGTCACCGGTATGGAGATTTGCCAGGTGGAGCAGGTTGTTTTTAAACGGCCGGCAGAGGGAGGTAAAGTAATTGACCCTTATATTTTTAGAAGAGCTGCTGACGAAGAAATTTTTGAAGTGGAGGCACAAACGGAGAACGGTCAACCCTTGCGGCCCTTTCCCGAATATCATTGGTCATGGAGTTGGCAGCCAGGTGAGACCGGTTTAGTTAAAGTTTCCAGCCAAGACAAATATTGCAGCATCACCAAAAAGGATTGTTCTGATAAAGAAGTCGGCACTCAATGTTCTGTCGCGGACGGCATTTGTGTTTTAAGTGATATCCAAACGATAACGCCGGAAAATAACAGCGGAGATACGACACTCACGGTGACCGCCGAGATACTGAACGATGAATTAAATAAACCCGCGACTAAAGGAGAGAAAGTGGAAGGAGTTATTGATATCAAGAATCGTATTTGCGAGAATTTGTGGTCATCAGCGCAGAACGATGAATATAAATGGCTGGAGGCCTCAACGTATCTTTTCGAATCAGACCTTTTAAAAATATCACCCATTTCTGGTAATTTTTCCACTTGGTATTGCCGCGATGCTGGTAATCCGGATAAAACCGAAGATGACTTACCGGATTTAAATATAATTACAGTGGCCGAAGAAGGGACTGGTATCAGAGAATATTTGTTCAAAGACCCCTCCACTCCCGCCGCGGTTGGCTTTAGAATTTTACCCAATCTTAAACATTTATCGCTTTTAAATTGGTATAAAGAGCAAGAAGGATTAAGCGGCAATCCGCAGACGATGGGGACCATTGACGGGTATTCAGCTCTTCGCGACGGCAACACTGTTTATATTAATTTTGCCAACAACAGTACCAAATGTTTTAACGCGGACTCTTGTTTTATTGACGCTATCTATACCAACGTGCTGGCGGTCTCCTTTACTGAAACCGGCGGACAAAACATCCAAAATATCTTCAATCAGTTGGTTAAATATCTAAAATTTAATGAAAGTTTTTATCCGCATGGTCCCGGAAGCTCCAGCCGCTCCTTTTATTCCAATAATGCCATTGCCAATGCCGCCAAAGCTCAACTACTTCGCGATACGCGGCGCTGGGAGGATTTGACTGATATTGCCGCCACCTTGAATAATTACGCCGAGAATCATAGCGGCCAATATCCAAAAATTGAGGCCGGTTCTTTCCTCCCTGGTTTAACAATCAGCGCTTGGCCGTCTTGGAACACGGTTTTGGGCAATAATTTAGGCATGGCTTTGCCCGAAGACCCTAAGAATGAATTTTCCGCTGACTGTTCGGAAGGAACTTTTCTTGATGAGCCGTTTAATGCCGCCACTTGCTGGTCAAGCAAAGGAGCTTTCTATTGTCCCCAAAATTCTCATATCTATTGGTATAACCATCGCGCTGATGGGCAATATAATTTGGCGGGAGAATTTGAATTTAATGCTAACGAGGAAACAGCGGAGTATTTGTGGAGGTTAGACAGCGCAAAACAGAATTATCAGTTGTTAAGAAATATCTATATCACCGTTTCTTCTGACGCGGCCGGAGGACCGTCCTGCAATTCCACACCCGCCAGTCCGATAAAGGGCGTTTGCGGTGACGGTTATATTGATTTAAATGAGGTTTGCGATGGTGCGGGTTATTTTGAAATCAAAGATAATAATAATTACCCTTGCCGCGCTTATTATACTTGTAAGTCGGATTGCTCGGCTAAAATATATAAGGATTCTTCCGGCAAGGAAGTGGAAATAAAAACATCGTCCGAGGAAACAAATTTAGCAGCGTCCATTTGCCAGTATGTTGGCAGGTGCGGCGACGGAATTGTCAGTGGTCCCGAAACCTGTGATGATGGTGTGGAACGCAATGGGCAGTATGGTCGTTGCCCGAAAAGTTGCCGGCAGTCTGATGCCGTTAAATGCGGTGATTATAATATTGATAAACCATTTGAAGTTTGTGATAAGGGAGGCAAGACAGAATATGGCGGTACTAAGAGAGAAAATTCTTGTCGTTGGGATTGTTTGGCCTATGGCCCGTATTGCGGCGACAAAGTGGTGGAGGAAGAATATGGGGAAGTTTGTGAATTAGGGGAGATAGTGACTCCACAGGAAAATTGTCCAATAGTTGATGGTTATCAGCAATTTAAAAAATATCAATGTAGTTCTGATTGCCAGAAATGGAACTTAGTTGCCGATTGTTCTTCTCTCGGACAGCAGTGCGGCAATAAAATAAAAGAAGGTACTGAAGAATGCGATGACGGTAAAAATACGGGAGATAAGGATCAAAACGGCATTCCCGATGGTAATGAAGACGCTTGTAATAATGATTGTAAATTAACTGTTTGCGGGGACAGTAAAATTCAAAATCCCAATGGGCTGGGGCAGAAAGAAGAATGTGATTTGGGGGCGGGAGTCAATGGGGTGAGTTGTCGAGAAAAATTGCCTTATAGTGAAGGAATAAATGAAGCTCCGCAACAATGCACTTATTGCGATGCCAATTGCCGGAGCGTGCGCGTCCAGGGCCCATATTGCGGTGACGGAATAATAGATGTCGGCCACGAAGAGTGCGACGGCAATAATAATCTGGAATATTGCGAGGACGGAATCAGGGTAAGAAAGCTGACTTGCAATAATTCCTGCGATTGGGATAAGGGCAAAGAGTGCGAATACGTCGGTGAAGGAGAAAGCTGCACAGTTGGCGGCGGAGACGAGCAGGTTTGCGATGCCGGAATGGGTTGTGTGAATGGCAAATGCCAGAAATGTTTTGATAATAATGGTCGGGTTAAACCGGAATGTCAAGCGGTCAGCGGTTTTATTAAACCCTTTGATTATTGCACTAACAATTCTCAATGTTTGCAGGCCTATGATTTGAGTTGGAAATGCTCGTCCGCGCTTAAACTTTGCTTGCCGGAAACTATAATAACTGCCGGTCTTTATGGGAAGTCCTGCCCGGGCGGTTTAACCCAACATGGAGGTCTTTGCTATTATCGGGCTTCAAATAATCAAGTCACGGACGGCAAATGCCCGACATTAAATATGGACTTGCTGTTAAACCGAGGAATAAAGCAATTGGAATTTGAAAAATTTAAAGGCCTAGCCAACAATCCAATAACTGGAAATTTTGTTTTATGCGTTTTTGACGCTGAAAATTATAAGAAGAATATTTGTAGCAGTTCCGCTTGCGGTGGCGATTGCGGGCATGCGGATAATAGTTGGTCGGATTTTTGCCCGTCAGCTAGACCAAACAGCGACCAACCGAATGAACAATGTTCGGGTGGTTCCTGTAATCAACAGTCGGGGAGTATCTTGGGTAAATTTAGCTGTCGTTATACAGATACTTGTGGCAATTCGTGTTTGCTGACGGGGTTTGGTTGTTGCAATGGTTCTGTCTATGATTTAGGGGTGGAAAAATGCGAAAATAATCAAATACTTTGTCAGGAAACAGGCAGTGGTCAGACAGACAATGTGCCACCGGAAGATAAAATGGATTCTTGCTATAATAAATGTTGCGATAACGATGAGTATTGCTCTTCTGCCACTCAATCTTGCGTGGAATGTGAGAAAGACAACCATTGCAGTGATAATGATAAAGATAAGTTTTGTGTTAATTATGAATGTGTGGAATGTCGGGAGAATGCTAATTGTATCGGCGGAAAAATTTGTTTAAATAATCAATGTGCCGACGCGCCACAGTGCCAGGTTGACAGTGATTGTAAGGTAATGGGGGCAAATGCAAAATGTGTTAATAAAAAATGTGGGTGCTCCTCCAGCTGTTCAGGCAAGCAGTGCGGTGATGACGGTTGTGGCGGGGATTGCGGAGAGTGTCGGGAGAGCTGGAGTTGTAGCGGTAATACGTCAGTACACAAAACATCGTCTTGTAAGAATAATCAATGTACAGAAGAGCGGATTGATTGTAGTAATAAGGGTGGATGCGATTCAGCGACTGGTAAATGTAAGGGTTGCACATCGGTGGAGCATACTTCCAAAAACGCCGTTAAATATACTAAATGTTTTGATGGTGACGCTTGGTGGGTGGATGGTTGCGGTCAAAAAGATGGTCTTTATGAAAATTGCAGTGATGTAGAGATTTGTGAGAAGAATGAGGCCGAGCCGGCGGGATGTGAGTGTAAATACGGAGATTGTACTTCAAATGTTTGTGTTCCTCGACCGGGCCTAGAACTTTGTGTGGAAGGAACATGTACTTATCTTCGCGAGTGTGTTTATGGTTGTTTTACGGAACCGCGGCAATGCGATAACGTTTGTTATGGCGGCGAATGCGTTGAGTGCAATCCGAAAGGCACCTCTTGCCATAATACGACGTCAACGGACGGGGCTTGTAATGGAAGAATATGCGAGATTTTAGGATGTCAAAAACATTGGGTTTGTAATACTGCCGGTAAAAAAGTTTATGAGTGTGGTAGTTGTCCATAA
- the ybeY gene encoding rRNA maturation RNase YbeY has translation MKRLEINQLAGRRLRKNVFTAVFTKFLKNVKRKGKGVRVSLAIVDNRIIKKLNSIYRNKKLPTDVLSFSYGGESGREGEIIISYPQAKKQAKVYRHSLEKEMQILFTHGLLHLVGFDHKTEKDKVRMHKKECEILGEGLCERN, from the coding sequence ATGAAGAGATTAGAAATAAATCAGCTGGCCGGTCGTCGTTTAAGGAAGAATGTTTTTACCGCGGTTTTTACAAAATTTTTAAAAAATGTCAAACGTAAAGGAAAAGGAGTTAGGGTTTCTTTAGCTATCGTTGATAACAGAATAATTAAGAAATTAAACAGTATTTATAGAAATAAAAAATTACCAACAGATGTGCTAAGTTTTTCTTATGGAGGGGAGAGCGGCAGAGAGGGGGAAATCATAATTTCCTATCCCCAAGCGAAAAAACAAGCAAAAGTTTACAGACATTCTTTAGAGAAAGAAATGCAGATTCTTTTTACCCACGGACTCTTGCACTTAGTCGGTTTTGACCACAAAACAGAAAAAGATAAAGTAAGGATGCATAAAAAAGAATGTGAAATTTTAGGGGAAGGCCTGTGCGAGAGGAATTAA
- a CDS encoding diacylglycerol kinase family protein, producing the protein MLSLSRFFKSFRYAGRGLRQVFREEQSFRLQILAAILVVILAFYFQIATWQIIVLFLVITLVLVLELINSIFERMVDIIKPGIHEYVRGIKDIMAAAVLLASLAAIIIGLFIFWPYLRAVVSF; encoded by the coding sequence ATGTTGAGCTTATCAAGATTTTTCAAAAGTTTTCGTTACGCCGGCCGGGGCTTAAGGCAAGTTTTTAGGGAAGAACAAAGTTTTCGTTTACAGATTTTAGCGGCAATTTTAGTGGTAATTTTAGCATTTTATTTTCAAATTGCTACTTGGCAGATTATTGTTTTATTTTTAGTTATTACTTTAGTTTTAGTATTGGAGCTGATTAATAGTATTTTTGAAAGGATGGTGGATATAATCAAGCCCGGGATTCATGAATATGTCAGGGGGATTAAAGATATTATGGCCGCGGCTGTTTTATTAGCTTCTTTAGCGGCAATAATAATTGGCCTTTTCATTTTTTGGCCATATTTGAGGGCAGTTGTTAGTTTTTGA